A portion of the Streptomyces platensis genome contains these proteins:
- a CDS encoding SCP2 sterol-binding domain-containing protein encodes MATLDQCRAALDRLAQNLSSADGSVRQAATFDRSLSCRITDLDVTFLGRLSDGTIQEVTSVPGPPPHKADIRLSMAGDDLLALVDGELNFAKAWGSGRVKLEAGLRDLLRLRTLL; translated from the coding sequence ATGGCAACCCTCGACCAGTGCCGCGCCGCTCTCGACCGGCTGGCCCAGAACCTGTCCTCGGCCGACGGAAGCGTCCGCCAGGCCGCCACGTTCGACCGCTCGCTCAGCTGCCGCATCACGGACCTCGACGTGACCTTTCTCGGGCGGCTGTCCGACGGCACCATCCAGGAGGTGACCAGCGTCCCCGGTCCGCCCCCGCACAAGGCCGACATCCGACTGTCCATGGCCGGTGATGATCTGCTGGCCCTGGTGGACGGAGAGCTGAACTTCGCCAAGGCCTGGGGCAGCGGCCGCGTCAAGCTGGAGGCCGGCCTAAGGGATCTGCTCCGCCTCAGGACACTGCTGTAA
- a CDS encoding RNA polymerase sigma factor, with protein MDEALVRSLTPSVLAILVRRGADFAAAEDAVQDALIEAVRVWPADRPRDPKGWLVTVAWRRFLDATRADAARRRREDLVDEEPAPGPAPAVDDTLQLYFLCAHPSLTPSSAVALTLRAVGGLTTRQIAQAYLVPEATMAQRISRAKRTVSGVQFDRPGDVATVLRVLYLVFNEGYSGDIDLAAEAIRLTRQLAATIDHPEVAGLLALMLLHHARRATRTAADGSLVPLAGQDRSRWDTASIAEGVEILQAALARDRLGEFQAQAAIAALHADAPTAEETDWVQIVEWYDELVRLTDSPVVRLNRAVAVGEADGPRAGLAALAALNDSLPRHAAVAAYLHERDGDLTTAARLYAEAAQKAPNLAERDHLTRQAARLNTGRGR; from the coding sequence ATGGACGAGGCCCTGGTCCGGAGCCTCACACCGAGCGTCCTCGCGATCCTCGTCCGCCGCGGAGCCGACTTCGCGGCGGCCGAGGACGCCGTGCAGGACGCGCTGATCGAGGCGGTCCGCGTCTGGCCGGCCGACCGGCCGCGGGATCCCAAGGGCTGGCTGGTCACCGTGGCCTGGCGCCGGTTCCTCGACGCGACCCGGGCGGACGCCGCCCGGCGCCGGCGTGAGGACCTCGTCGACGAGGAGCCGGCGCCAGGGCCCGCGCCCGCGGTGGACGACACGCTCCAGCTCTACTTCCTGTGCGCCCACCCGTCGCTGACGCCGTCGTCCGCGGTGGCGCTCACCCTGCGCGCCGTCGGCGGGCTCACCACGCGCCAGATCGCCCAGGCCTACCTGGTGCCCGAGGCGACCATGGCGCAGCGCATCAGTCGTGCCAAGCGCACCGTCTCGGGCGTGCAGTTCGACCGGCCCGGCGATGTCGCCACCGTGCTGCGCGTCCTCTACCTGGTCTTCAACGAGGGCTACTCCGGCGACATCGACCTCGCCGCCGAGGCCATCCGGCTCACCCGGCAACTCGCGGCCACGATCGACCATCCCGAGGTGGCGGGGCTGCTCGCCCTCATGCTGCTCCACCACGCCCGGCGCGCCACCCGGACCGCGGCCGACGGCAGCCTGGTGCCGCTCGCCGGGCAAGACCGGAGCCGGTGGGACACCGCGTCGATCGCGGAGGGCGTCGAGATCCTTCAGGCGGCCCTCGCCCGCGACCGGCTGGGCGAGTTCCAGGCCCAGGCCGCCATCGCGGCACTCCACGCCGACGCGCCCACCGCCGAGGAGACCGACTGGGTGCAGATCGTCGAGTGGTACGACGAGCTCGTGCGCCTGACCGACAGCCCGGTCGTCCGGCTCAACCGCGCGGTGGCCGTCGGTGAGGCCGACGGACCGCGCGCCGGCCTGGCGGCGCTCGCGGCGCTGAACGACTCCCTGCCCCGCCACGCCGCGGTGGCGGCCTACCTCCACGAACGCGACGGCGACCTGACGACGGCGGCCCGGCTGTACGCCGAGGCGGCCCAGAAGGCGCCCAACCTTGCCGAGCGCGACCACCTGACGCGCCAGGCCGCCCGGCTCAACACCGGGCGGGGGCGGTGA
- a CDS encoding ABC transporter ATP-binding protein translates to MSRLSAENVTLAYDQRVIAENLSVVIPDHSFTVIVGPNACGKSTLLRALSRMLKPASGSVLLDGAAISSLPAKKVARTLGLLPQSSIAPDGITVSDLVARGRYPHQGLLRQWSPEDERIVEESMAATGVGELADRCVDELSGGQRQRVWIAMALAQQTPLFLLDEPTTYLDIQHQIEVLDLCAELHEEQGRTLVAVLHDLNHAARYATHLIAMKDGAVIAEGAPADIVTAELVEQVFGLGCQIIEDPESGTPLVVPAARKPRKGGARGSRAAELEASAGEKAPSAAGEASGAEGPVGAEEASAGVGRGSGR, encoded by the coding sequence GTGAGCCGTCTCTCGGCCGAGAACGTCACCCTCGCCTACGACCAGCGGGTCATCGCCGAGAACCTCTCGGTCGTCATCCCCGACCACTCCTTCACGGTCATCGTCGGCCCCAACGCCTGCGGTAAGTCCACGCTGCTGCGCGCGCTCTCGCGGATGCTCAAACCGGCCAGTGGATCGGTCCTGCTGGACGGTGCGGCGATCTCCTCGCTGCCGGCCAAGAAGGTCGCCAGGACGCTCGGGCTGCTGCCGCAGTCCTCCATCGCCCCGGACGGGATCACCGTGTCGGATCTGGTGGCCCGCGGCCGCTATCCGCACCAGGGGCTGCTGCGGCAGTGGTCGCCCGAGGACGAGCGGATCGTCGAGGAGTCGATGGCGGCCACCGGCGTCGGCGAGCTGGCCGACCGCTGTGTCGACGAGCTGTCCGGCGGCCAGCGGCAGCGGGTCTGGATCGCGATGGCGCTCGCCCAGCAGACCCCGCTGTTCCTGCTGGACGAGCCGACGACGTATCTGGACATCCAGCACCAGATCGAGGTGCTGGACCTGTGCGCCGAGCTCCACGAGGAGCAGGGACGCACGCTGGTCGCGGTGCTCCACGACCTCAATCACGCGGCCCGTTACGCGACGCACCTCATCGCCATGAAGGACGGCGCGGTCATCGCCGAGGGCGCCCCCGCCGACATCGTCACGGCGGAACTCGTGGAGCAGGTCTTCGGCCTCGGCTGCCAGATCATCGAGGACCCGGAGAGCGGCACCCCGTTGGTCGTGCCTGCGGCGCGTAAGCCGCGTAAGGGGGGTGCGCGCGGGAGCCGGGCGGCGGAGCTTGAGGCGTCCGCGGGGGAGAAGGCGCCTTCGGCAGCGGGGGAGGCTTCGGGGGCTGAGGGGCCTGTGGGGGCCGAGGAGGCTTCGGCGGGGGTTGGGCGGGGGAGCGGTCGGTAG
- a CDS encoding NAD kinase, with product MTTTHAVEGSAAHENTGAGRTVFLLAHTGRPAAIRSAELVVQGLLRSGIGVRVLAEEAADLPLPSPVQRVDSEQCAAEGCELLVVLGGDGTLLRGADFARTSGVPMLGVNLGRVGFLAEAERDDLDKVVDRVVTRAYEVEERMTLDVLVRNNGNVVHTDWALNEASVEKAARERMLEVVTEVDGRPVSRFGGDGVVCATPTGSTAYAFSAGGPVVWPEVEALLMVPISAHALFAKPLVTSPRSVLAVEVQPKTPHGILWCDGRRSVELPAGARVEVRRGAVPVRLARLHHASFTDRLVAKFALPVAGWRGAPH from the coding sequence TTGACCACTACCCATGCAGTTGAAGGCAGCGCAGCACACGAGAACACCGGAGCCGGGCGGACGGTGTTCCTGCTCGCTCACACGGGCCGTCCCGCGGCCATCCGCAGTGCCGAACTCGTTGTCCAGGGGCTGCTGCGCAGCGGCATCGGGGTGCGGGTGCTGGCGGAGGAGGCGGCGGATCTGCCGCTGCCGTCGCCGGTCCAGCGCGTCGACTCCGAGCAGTGCGCCGCCGAGGGCTGCGAACTCCTGGTGGTGCTGGGCGGGGACGGCACGCTGCTGCGCGGCGCGGACTTCGCCCGGACGTCCGGGGTCCCGATGCTCGGCGTCAACCTCGGCCGGGTCGGCTTCCTCGCGGAGGCCGAGCGCGACGACCTCGACAAGGTCGTCGACCGGGTCGTCACCCGGGCGTACGAGGTCGAGGAGCGGATGACGCTCGATGTCCTCGTCCGCAACAACGGCAATGTCGTACACACCGATTGGGCCCTGAACGAGGCATCGGTGGAGAAGGCCGCACGGGAGCGGATGCTGGAGGTGGTGACCGAGGTCGACGGCCGGCCCGTCTCGCGCTTCGGTGGCGACGGTGTGGTCTGTGCGACTCCGACCGGTTCGACCGCATACGCCTTCTCGGCCGGCGGGCCGGTGGTCTGGCCCGAGGTCGAGGCCCTGCTGATGGTCCCGATCAGCGCCCACGCCCTGTTCGCCAAGCCGCTGGTCACCTCACCGCGTTCCGTGCTGGCGGTGGAGGTCCAGCCCAAGACGCCGCACGGCATCCTCTGGTGCGACGGCCGCCGCAGTGTCGAACTCCCCGCCGGGGCCCGCGTCGAGGTCCGCCGCGGCGCCGTTCCCGTACGCCTGGCACGTCTGCACCATGCCTCCTTCACGGACCGCCTGGTCGCCAAGTTCGCCCTCCCCGTGGCGGGGTGGCGGGGGGCGCCGCACTAA
- a CDS encoding TlyA family RNA methyltransferase: MAGVARRRLDAELVRRKLARSREHASQLIAAGRVTVGGATATKPATQVETSAAVVVRDDESDPDYVSRGGHKLAGAFAAFVPLGLKIEGRRALDAGASTGGFTDVLLRAGARHVVAVDVGYGQLAWSLQSDERVTVKDRTNVRELTLEQIDSEPVDLVVGDLSFIPLGLVLPALARCAAPDADLVLMVKPQFEVGKERLGSGGVVRSAELRAEAVRAVASRAAELEFGVLGVTASPLPGPSGNVEYFLWLRAGAPALDPADVDRAVAEGPR; this comes from the coding sequence GTGGCAGGAGTGGCACGACGCCGACTCGATGCGGAGCTGGTGCGCCGCAAGCTGGCCCGTTCCCGCGAGCACGCGAGCCAGCTGATCGCCGCGGGCCGGGTGACCGTCGGCGGGGCGACCGCGACCAAACCGGCCACCCAGGTGGAGACCAGCGCGGCCGTGGTCGTCCGCGACGACGAGAGCGACCCCGACTATGTCTCGCGCGGCGGGCACAAGCTGGCCGGGGCCTTCGCCGCCTTCGTCCCGCTCGGCCTGAAGATCGAGGGCCGCCGGGCACTGGACGCGGGCGCCTCGACCGGTGGCTTCACCGACGTCCTGCTGCGGGCCGGCGCGCGTCATGTCGTCGCCGTCGACGTCGGATACGGACAGCTCGCCTGGTCGCTCCAGAGCGACGAGCGGGTCACCGTGAAGGACCGCACCAACGTCCGCGAATTGACCCTGGAGCAGATCGACTCGGAGCCCGTCGACCTCGTCGTCGGCGATCTCTCGTTCATCCCGCTGGGGCTCGTACTGCCCGCACTGGCCCGCTGTGCGGCGCCCGACGCGGATCTGGTGCTGATGGTCAAGCCGCAGTTCGAGGTCGGCAAGGAGCGGCTGGGCAGCGGCGGGGTGGTGCGCAGCGCGGAGCTGCGGGCCGAGGCCGTCCGCGCGGTCGCGAGCCGGGCCGCCGAACTGGAATTTGGCGTACTTGGCGTAACTGCGAGCCCACTGCCTGGACCTTCCGGGAATGTCGAGTACTTTCTGTGGCTGCGCGCCGGGGCGCCTGCACTCGACCCGGCGGACGTCGACCGTGCAGTGGCGGAGGGGCCTCGTTGA
- the recN gene encoding DNA repair protein RecN encodes MRIRSLGVIDDAVVELSPGFTAVTGETGAGKTMVVTSLGLLLGGRADPALVRIGAKSAVVEGRISVGSQAPAAVRAEEAGAELDDGALLISRTLSAEGRSRAHVGGRSVPVGLLAELADDLVAVHGQTDQQGLLRPARQRQALDRYAGDTVAVPLAKYTAAHRRLRAVATELDELTTRARERSQEADLLRFGLDEIAAAEPQPGEDTDLAAEAERLGHAEALASAATLAHAALAGNPEDPEGVDATTLVAGAHRALEAVRSHDRELAGLAERIGEIGILMADVAGELAGYADGLDADPLRLAAVEERRAALNHLTRKYGQDIAAVLAWAEESAARLSELDGDDDRIGELTAERDALRTELGELAQTLTDARTESAKHFADAVTAELAELAMPHARVTVEIRQTEVAEDADGIEVGGRTVAYGPAGADEVELLLAPHPGAPPRPIAKGASGGELSRVMLAVEVVFAGSDPVPTYLFDEVDAGVGGKAAVEVGRRLARLAKSAQVVVVTHLPQVAAFADRQLLVAKTNDGSVTRSGVTVLEGEERVRELSRMLAGQEDSETARAHAEELLETARTGN; translated from the coding sequence ATGCGGATCCGGTCCCTGGGTGTCATTGATGACGCCGTTGTCGAGCTGTCCCCCGGCTTCACGGCGGTGACCGGCGAGACGGGCGCGGGCAAGACCATGGTCGTCACCAGCCTCGGCCTGCTGCTCGGCGGGCGCGCCGACCCCGCCCTGGTGCGGATCGGCGCCAAATCGGCGGTAGTGGAGGGCAGGATCAGCGTCGGTTCCCAGGCCCCTGCCGCGGTACGTGCCGAGGAGGCCGGTGCGGAGCTGGACGACGGTGCGCTGCTGATCAGCCGCACACTCTCCGCCGAGGGCCGCTCGCGCGCCCATGTGGGAGGTCGCTCCGTCCCGGTCGGTCTCCTGGCGGAGTTGGCCGACGACCTGGTCGCCGTACACGGCCAGACCGACCAGCAGGGCCTGCTGCGGCCGGCCCGCCAGCGCCAGGCCCTGGACCGCTACGCCGGAGACACGGTCGCGGTCCCGCTGGCCAAGTACACCGCCGCCCACCGCCGGCTGCGCGCCGTCGCCACCGAGCTGGACGAGCTGACCACACGGGCCCGCGAACGCTCACAGGAAGCCGACCTGCTGCGCTTCGGCCTCGACGAGATCGCGGCGGCCGAGCCGCAGCCCGGCGAGGACACCGACCTCGCCGCCGAGGCGGAGCGGCTCGGCCACGCCGAGGCACTGGCCTCCGCCGCGACCCTGGCGCACGCCGCGCTGGCCGGCAATCCCGAGGACCCCGAGGGCGTCGACGCCACCACCCTGGTCGCCGGCGCCCATCGCGCGCTGGAGGCCGTACGCAGCCATGACCGGGAGCTCGCCGGGCTCGCCGAGCGGATCGGCGAGATCGGCATCCTGATGGCGGATGTGGCGGGCGAGCTGGCCGGCTACGCGGACGGCCTGGACGCCGACCCGTTGCGGCTGGCCGCGGTCGAGGAGCGTCGTGCCGCGCTGAACCATCTGACCCGCAAGTACGGCCAGGACATCGCGGCGGTGCTGGCCTGGGCCGAGGAGAGCGCCGCCCGGCTCAGCGAACTGGACGGCGATGACGACCGGATCGGCGAGCTGACCGCCGAGCGGGACGCACTCCGCACCGAACTGGGCGAACTGGCACAAACGTTGACCGATGCCCGTACGGAGTCGGCGAAGCATTTCGCCGACGCGGTCACCGCCGAGCTGGCGGAACTCGCCATGCCGCACGCCCGGGTCACCGTCGAGATCCGCCAGACCGAGGTCGCCGAGGACGCCGACGGTATCGAGGTCGGCGGCCGTACGGTGGCCTATGGACCGGCCGGCGCCGATGAGGTCGAGCTTCTCCTGGCCCCCCACCCGGGCGCACCGCCCCGGCCGATCGCCAAGGGGGCGTCCGGCGGTGAGCTCTCCCGGGTGATGCTCGCCGTCGAGGTGGTCTTCGCCGGCTCCGACCCCGTACCGACCTACCTCTTCGACGAGGTCGACGCGGGTGTCGGCGGCAAGGCGGCCGTCGAGGTCGGCCGGCGGCTGGCCAGGCTCGCGAAGTCGGCGCAGGTCGTGGTCGTCACGCACCTCCCGCAGGTCGCGGCGTTCGCGGACCGTCAGCTGCTGGTGGCGAAGACGAACGACGGCTCGGTCACCAGGAGCGGTGTCACGGTCCTGGAAGGCGAGGAGCGGGTCCGCGAACTCTCCCGGATGCTGGCGGGCCAGGAGGACTCCGAAACGGCCCGCGCGCATGCCGAGGAGCTGCTGGAGACGGCGCGCACGGGCAACTAG